A window from Drosophila kikkawai strain 14028-0561.14 chromosome 2L, DkikHiC1v2, whole genome shotgun sequence encodes these proteins:
- the nht gene encoding transcription initiation factor TFIID subunit 4: MSSDTAIEVPIQPYAGQLLIIKDLVQPKPTEAGTRVSFFERSVITKKLLKQLALVEGGKNEKISMLGYEPVVDGVLDALEAYMKLVVQKVVELCEHRCGYKLYMSNRFVIKNDVRTTMTFLHDLELADYGSSDDDEGFYRNVAELDDRKERRNRKERKEPKQQHRESKPQKNPHEEKANIRGLKASADSIAMLAFGSRKRPAAEASKTNTTAAGAAATSNGSNAQKVVPPVVPRFKHVTIKDVLQFMEEDKRYYRSNMLHEAYMKYTT; this comes from the coding sequence ATGTCTTCGGATACTGCCATTGAAGTACCTATCCAGCCTTATGCTGGCCAGCTGCTCATCATCAAGGATCTGGTTCAACCCAAGCCAACGGAGGCTGGGACACGGGTTTCCTTCTTCGAGCGCAGTGTAATAACCAAGAAGCTACTCAAGCAACTGGCCCTAGTGGAGGGCGGCAAGAATGAAAAGATCAGCATGCTTGGCTACGAACCTGTAGTGGATGGTGTCCTGGATGCTTTAGAGGCCTACATGAAGCTCGTTGTCCAAAAGGTCGTCGAATTGTGTGAGCATCGCTGTGGCTATAAACTATATATGAGCAATCGTTTTGTGATAAAAAACGATGTGCGCACCACAATGACCTTCCTCCATGATCTGGAATTGGCGGACTATGGTTCGTCGGACGATGATGAAGGCTTCTATCGCAATGTAGCCGAACTGGATGATCGCAAGGAGCGCAGGAATCGCAAGGAACGGAAGGAGCCCAAGCAGCAGCACAGGGAGTCCAAGCCACAGAAGAATCCACATGAGGAGAAGGCCAACATTCGTGGTCTCAAAGCCTCGGCAGATAGCATAGCCATGTTGGCCTTTGGTTCCCGAAAGCGTCCGGCGGCAGAGGCTTCTAAAACCAACACTACAGCCGCTGGTGCCGCTGCCACTTCAAATGGTTCCAATGCCCAAAAGGTGGTACCACCGGTGGTGCCGCGTTTTAAGCATGTGACCATCAAGGATGTGTTGCAGTTTATGGAGGAGGACAAGCGCTACTATCGCTCCAATATGCTACACGAAGCCTATATGAAGTATACAACTTAG